One Geminocystis sp. M7585_C2015_104 DNA window includes the following coding sequences:
- a CDS encoding succinylglutamate desuccinylase/aspartoacylase family protein yields the protein MDKTEEKTKEHQIKIAGEIIPPGVVKQLEIPVARLPTQTLICLPVTVINGLESGARLWISAAIHGDEINGVEIIRQVVNQVNPRYLKGTLIAVPIVNVFGFIEQSRYLPDRRDLNRCFPGSENGSLASRLAHLFMREIVYKCTHGIDIHTAAIHRINLPQIRANLDDPETLKIAEAFNCPVMIHANTRDGSLRQAASSRGIPILLYEGGEALRFDDYAIDVGIRGIFRVMGVLGMYEHPCCYEELPPPIRIQQSKWLRAPHSGMFQFRSHLGAVVEKKQVIGTITDAFGNRTVAVKSTVRGIIIGHVQNPLVNQGDALVHIALL from the coding sequence ATGGACAAAACTGAGGAAAAAACCAAAGAACACCAGATAAAAATTGCAGGAGAAATCATCCCACCGGGAGTAGTAAAACAACTAGAAATACCAGTGGCAAGATTGCCAACCCAAACACTAATTTGTCTACCAGTGACAGTAATAAACGGTTTGGAAAGTGGTGCTAGGCTGTGGATAAGTGCCGCCATCCACGGAGATGAAATCAACGGCGTAGAAATCATCCGACAGGTGGTAAACCAAGTAAATCCCCGTTATCTAAAGGGTACCCTTATTGCTGTGCCCATAGTCAATGTCTTCGGCTTTATTGAACAGTCCCGCTACCTGCCCGACAGACGAGACTTAAACCGTTGCTTTCCCGGGTCTGAAAATGGTTCCCTTGCCTCCCGTCTAGCCCATCTCTTCATGCGGGAGATTGTTTACAAGTGTACTCACGGTATCGATATACATACGGCGGCAATACATCGTATTAACCTACCCCAGATAAGGGCAAATCTGGACGATCCCGAAACACTAAAAATAGCCGAGGCCTTCAACTGTCCCGTAATGATTCATGCCAATACCAGAGACGGTTCCCTGCGACAGGCAGCCAGTAGTCGGGGTATTCCCATTCTCCTCTACGAAGGCGGAGAAGCACTCCGTTTTGACGACTATGCCATTGACGTGGGCATAAGGGGAATCTTCCGAGTAATGGGGGTTCTCGGCATGTATGAACATCCCTGCTGTTACGAGGAATTACCCCCCCCCATCCGCATCCAACAGTCCAAATGGTTAAGGGCACCCCATAGTGGTATGTTCCAGTTTAGAAGCCATTTGGGGGCAGTGGTGGAGAAAAAACAAGTCATCGGCACCATCACCGACGCTTTTGGCAATAGGACTGTGGCTGTAAAGTCCACTGTGAGGGGGATAATCATAGGACATGTGCAAAACCCCCTTGTAAACCAGGGAGATGCCCTAGTTCACATTGCCCTCCTCTAA
- a CDS encoding nitrate reductase associated protein: MSHFFGFEADFAATLRCIPMIVRYKLDLCGVKLKLSHWHQLTQNQRQWLVTAPCDSPETRDNYRQQLRDWVTQNHGAPPSDLEMPQPFPWDIITEIPETVQQQLTKVPHHTLTVEKWAALTPLQRFALVKLSQPGHENRNFWPALQEFGLA; this comes from the coding sequence ATGTCTCACTTTTTTGGTTTTGAGGCTGATTTCGCCGCCACACTGCGCTGCATTCCAATGATTGTGCGCTATAAGCTGGATTTATGTGGTGTGAAGCTGAAGCTGTCACACTGGCATCAGTTGACACAAAATCAGCGGCAATGGCTTGTAACTGCTCCCTGCGATAGCCCAGAAACAAGGGACAACTATCGTCAACAACTACGGGATTGGGTAACCCAAAACCATGGGGCCCCTCCCAGCGATTTGGAAATGCCCCAGCCATTTCCCTGGGACATCATAACCGAAATACCGGAAACTGTGCAACAACAACTGACCAAAGTTCCCCACCACACCCTAACCGTGGAAAAGTGGGCGGCCTTGACACCATTGCAACGCTTTGCCCTCGTCAAACTCAGTCAACCAGGCCACGAAAATCGTAACTTCTGGCCGGCTTTGCAGGAATTTGGCCTGGCTTAG
- a CDS encoding PEP-CTERM sorting domain-containing protein yields the protein MEWGRASTHSVVPVVGETREPVTMAGKGLALGLGVLFKQRQSG from the coding sequence TTGGAATGGGGGCGCGCTAGCACCCACAGTGTGGTGCCTGTGGTAGGGGAAACACGCGAACCTGTTACAATGGCGGGTAAGGGTTTAGCCCTGGGTTTGGGGGTGTTGTTTAAACAACGGCAGTCCGGGTAG
- a CDS encoding NYN domain-containing protein, with protein MNGNTAIFYDVENLLKGYSLEQKYISKISLKSIFQEIISLPQVERVLVQKAYANWSDYRLSFMKKEINELGIEPVQIFGFSYYQKKNAADIQLAVDAIDLAYVRKNIDVFVIVSGDGGFSAVARKLHEYGKYVIGCGYKYSTNQVFESICDQFITIEEPDKENNSENRTPEEDKKESEKTQITHPLILRMSKSLERISSDNREEIIQHSLKILQWFAEDKEAAKLLSSSGIYVSVVREAFKYGIKDFHPSKVGFPKFVKFLQYICRDTDLQILIGEKCQAKIAFRDATIEAFIPLPPLDDNFVHSPENYRDILETQKPRIIVIDSEDFLKITAAITLLSEEYTLNTIQEKINQKYPEINGKTLIDCLNSLVNIEVISYQEKENNQRFFRLKEEFREHRSIIKKYKESIYNKLSKILGKDLRESVIEQIILDC; from the coding sequence ATGAACGGCAATACTGCTATATTTTACGATGTAGAAAATCTGTTAAAGGGCTACAGTCTGGAGCAAAAATATATTAGTAAAATATCACTAAAAAGCATATTTCAGGAGATAATAAGCCTTCCGCAAGTAGAAAGGGTGCTGGTCCAAAAAGCCTATGCAAATTGGAGTGATTATCGTCTTTCCTTCATGAAGAAAGAGATAAACGAACTGGGAATTGAGCCAGTGCAGATCTTTGGTTTTTCCTACTATCAAAAGAAAAATGCGGCCGACATACAACTAGCAGTAGATGCCATCGATTTGGCCTATGTTAGAAAGAATATTGATGTTTTTGTAATTGTCTCCGGCGATGGAGGATTCTCCGCTGTAGCCAGAAAACTACATGAGTATGGAAAATACGTTATTGGCTGTGGTTATAAGTATTCTACCAATCAGGTATTCGAGTCCATTTGTGACCAATTTATAACCATAGAAGAGCCAGATAAAGAAAACAATAGTGAGAACAGAACCCCTGAAGAGGACAAAAAAGAATCGGAAAAGACACAAATTACCCATCCCCTAATCCTAAGAATGTCAAAATCTCTGGAGAGAATTTCATCCGATAATAGAGAGGAAATTATCCAACACTCTCTCAAAATATTGCAGTGGTTTGCTGAAGACAAAGAGGCGGCAAAACTGTTATCTAGCTCCGGTATTTACGTGTCGGTAGTCAGAGAAGCTTTCAAATATGGAATAAAAGATTTTCACCCATCGAAAGTCGGTTTTCCTAAATTTGTAAAATTTCTACAGTACATCTGTCGTGACACTGATTTACAAATACTGATAGGTGAAAAATGCCAGGCAAAGATAGCCTTTCGTGATGCCACCATTGAAGCCTTTATACCCCTGCCCCCCCTAGATGATAATTTTGTCCACTCCCCGGAAAACTATAGAGATATTCTTGAAACTCAAAAACCGCGAATTATAGTGATTGATTCCGAAGATTTTTTGAAAATCACCGCAGCCATCACCCTTTTATCAGAAGAATATACTCTAAACACCATTCAAGAGAAAATAAACCAAAAATACCCCGAAATAAACGGCAAAACCCTAATTGATTGCCTGAATTCCCTGGTAAATATAGAAGTTATCTCCTACCAGGAAAAGGAAAATAACCAAAGATTTTTTAGGCTGAAAGAAGAATTCCGGGAGCACAGAAGTATAATTAAGAAGTATAAAGAATCTATTTACAACAAGCTCTCAAAAATACTAGGAAAGGATCTAAGAGAAAGTGTCATTGAACAGATAATCCTGGACTGTTAG
- a CDS encoding PEP-CTERM sorting domain-containing protein encodes MKSVKLSLCLLPVTALVAAAGVSVNAEAAQAVSVTGGRPSSSITINGLSSLSFQGSGGLGRANVFLNFRTIDGISATGMFTSLSPSLSNLIGTNDSSAGFAIRDLTFTAPGVGGSPFYTNSGMTSFINFGTRTWRGFTGNLSFDLSPATYTVLASRGRPSVVSSNPEFTGILKFGSRSLPATGTLTSSRSGDTSSYTLTLEVEVPEPVTILGTGLALGLGVLFKHQQSKKQLVRG; translated from the coding sequence ATGAAAAGCGTAAAATTGTCTCTCTGTCTACTACCAGTGACGGCTCTCGTGGCGGCGGCAGGCGTAAGTGTTAATGCGGAGGCGGCTCAAGCAGTCAGTGTAACGGGAGGTCGTCCTAGTAGCAGTATTACCATCAATGGACTAAGCAGTCTCTCCTTTCAGGGGAGTGGGGGCTTGGGCAGAGCCAATGTGTTTCTGAATTTCCGGACAATAGATGGTATAAGTGCCACGGGGATGTTTACAAGTCTGTCACCCAGTTTAAGCAACCTGATAGGCACAAATGATAGTAGTGCGGGGTTTGCCATACGCGATCTAACCTTTACTGCACCGGGGGTAGGCGGCAGTCCCTTTTATACCAATTCTGGTATGACTTCCTTTATAAACTTCGGCACCAGGACATGGAGAGGTTTTACTGGCAACCTTAGTTTTGACTTATCGCCGGCAACTTATACTGTTTTGGCTTCAAGGGGAAGACCTAGTGTGGTATCTTCCAACCCTGAGTTTACAGGCATTTTGAAATTTGGTAGCAGGAGCCTTCCCGCCACAGGCACTCTAACTTCCAGTCGTTCCGGGGACACTTCCAGTTATACTCTCACTCTGGAGGTGGAAGTGCCTGAGCCCGTTACAATTCTGGGTACCGGTTTAGCCCTGGGTTTAGGGGTGTTGTTCAAGCATCAACAGTCAAAAAAACAATTAGTCAGAGGCTAG
- a CDS encoding alpha/beta hydrolase: MLSPQIQQRAKQLQESTSRETFNQIRFIPLKTSICQSPIVTSYIHQGKTKRNRPLLLLHGFDSSLLEFRRLIPKLSNHCQVWALDLLGFGFTQRLPNLNYSPATIKAHVYHFWAEVIKQPMVLIGASMGGATAIDFCLSHPHIVEKLILIDSVGLTKPPLVSRIATFLPFGYLATEFLRNSLVRQKISEKAYYNPSLANEDARCCASLHTLCDNWSQALISFTRSGGYGDFSAQLGKILCSTLILWGRQDKILGTNPATRFQQLLPHSKLIWIEECGHVPHLEKPDTVSNHILEFLRD, encoded by the coding sequence ATGTTGTCACCCCAAATTCAGCAAAGAGCAAAGCAGTTGCAAGAAAGCACATCCCGTGAGACATTCAACCAAATTCGATTCATCCCCCTAAAAACAAGTATTTGCCAAAGTCCCATTGTCACCAGTTACATCCATCAGGGAAAGACAAAAAGGAATAGGCCCCTGTTATTATTACACGGCTTTGACAGTTCCCTATTAGAATTCCGACGTTTAATACCCAAATTGAGCAACCACTGTCAGGTGTGGGCATTGGACTTGCTGGGTTTCGGTTTTACCCAAAGACTGCCAAACTTGAATTACTCCCCCGCTACCATTAAAGCACATGTGTATCATTTTTGGGCAGAAGTCATTAAACAACCAATGGTGTTAATAGGGGCATCTATGGGAGGCGCCACCGCCATTGACTTTTGTCTTAGCCATCCCCACATAGTAGAAAAACTCATTCTTATCGACAGTGTAGGCTTGACAAAACCGCCACTGGTTAGTCGAATTGCCACTTTCCTCCCCTTTGGTTATCTGGCTACTGAGTTTTTGCGCAACTCTTTAGTAAGACAAAAAATTAGCGAGAAAGCCTACTACAATCCCAGTCTTGCCAACGAGGATGCCAGGTGTTGTGCTTCCCTACATACCCTGTGTGACAACTGGAGTCAGGCATTAATTTCCTTTACCAGAAGCGGAGGTTATGGGGATTTCAGTGCACAACTTGGTAAAATACTATGTTCTACTTTAATACTGTGGGGCAGACAAGACAAAATCCTGGGCACAAACCCAGCCACTCGTTTTCAGCAGCTACTCCCCCACAGCAAGTTAATTTGGATTGAGGAATGTGGGCATGTGCCTCATCTGGAAAAACCAGACACCGTGTCAAATCACATTTTGGAGTTTCTCAGGGATTAG
- a CDS encoding nitrate reductase: MSKSRDWLQTGSPAVRADASPLVQQVATNPHFISTSPVSSLCPYCGVGCGLEVVTQGQGNYKVRGDRRHPSSQGMVCVKGATILEAMDRDRLAYPLWRENMDEPFTVISWDEALSRLVQRLQEVRQSQGTDAICMYASGQLQTEDYYVAQKLIKGCLGTNNFDTNSRLCMSSAVSAYMASFGSDGPPCCYDDLEATDCAFLIGTNTAECHPIVFNRLRNHHKRNPNVKLIVVDPRRTPTAEVADLHLDIRPGTDIDLLHGIGHLLLRWGYVCKEFVDNHTRGFDDYVRLLAAYPPEKVAERCGIRQEDLERAARYWGNAQAVLSLWSMGINQSAEGTAKARCLINLHLLTGQIGRPGSGPFSLTGQPNAMGGREAGGLAHLLPGYRQVTNPRHRQEVEDFWGLLRGQISPRPGRTAWQLIEALERGEIGFLWIVATNPVVSMPHLERVKRALRQSPFTVYQDAYFPTETAAYAHLLLPAAQWGEKTGVMTNSERRVTLAPAFRSPPGEARPDWEIFAEVGRRLGYARQFDFPDAAAVYAEFVQLTAGRPCDQSGLSHERLARLGAVQWPCPAGCSDEEALAPKRLYTDWRFHTPDGKARFCITHSKGVAEPTDAVYPFLLTTGRLYGHWHTQTRTGRIPKIQKMHPSPFVEMHPSDAANLNLKDGDWVEVRSRRGMVCLPVTVTEAIRPGTLFVPMHWGFLFAENAEANQLTHPTACPVSQQPELKACAVQVLPLKGKPKPFSTRPFLGVKNGIQKG, encoded by the coding sequence ATGAGTAAGTCCAGGGATTGGCTACAGACTGGCTCACCGGCAGTCCGAGCCGATGCCTCTCCGTTGGTACAACAAGTGGCAACCAACCCCCATTTTATTTCTACTAGTCCTGTCTCCTCCTTGTGTCCCTATTGTGGGGTTGGCTGCGGCCTCGAAGTTGTAACCCAAGGACAGGGGAACTACAAGGTTAGGGGAGATCGCCGACATCCCTCGTCCCAAGGCATGGTTTGCGTAAAGGGTGCGACAATACTAGAGGCCATGGACCGGGATCGTCTTGCCTATCCTCTATGGCGGGAAAATATGGATGAGCCCTTTACGGTAATTTCCTGGGATGAGGCCCTCTCCCGCCTGGTGCAGAGGCTTCAAGAAGTACGGCAGAGTCAGGGAACCGATGCTATTTGCATGTACGCCTCGGGTCAATTGCAAACGGAAGACTATTACGTAGCGCAAAAACTTATCAAGGGCTGTTTGGGCACCAACAACTTTGACACCAACTCGCGGCTTTGTATGTCCTCTGCCGTGTCAGCCTACATGGCCAGCTTTGGCTCCGATGGTCCTCCATGCTGCTATGATGATTTGGAAGCCACCGACTGTGCCTTTCTCATTGGCACGAACACCGCCGAATGCCATCCCATCGTCTTCAATCGACTGCGCAATCACCATAAACGAAATCCCAATGTTAAGCTGATCGTTGTGGACCCGCGTCGCACCCCCACAGCTGAAGTGGCCGACCTTCACTTGGATATACGCCCTGGCACTGACATTGATTTGCTCCACGGTATTGGCCATTTGCTCTTGCGGTGGGGATATGTCTGTAAGGAATTTGTTGATAATCACACTCGTGGCTTTGACGACTATGTAAGACTTTTGGCAGCCTACCCGCCGGAGAAGGTGGCTGAACGTTGCGGCATTAGGCAAGAGGACCTGGAACGGGCGGCGCGCTACTGGGGAAACGCCCAGGCCGTGTTGTCCCTGTGGTCCATGGGCATTAACCAGTCGGCAGAGGGCACTGCTAAAGCGCGTTGTCTGATTAACCTACACCTGCTCACCGGGCAAATAGGTCGTCCCGGCAGTGGCCCTTTTTCCCTAACAGGACAACCCAACGCCATGGGAGGACGGGAGGCCGGGGGGCTAGCACACTTATTGCCGGGTTATCGCCAAGTTACGAATCCCCGGCATCGGCAGGAGGTGGAGGATTTTTGGGGCCTGTTACGGGGACAGATCAGCCCTCGCCCCGGACGTACGGCCTGGCAGCTAATAGAGGCTCTGGAAAGAGGCGAAATAGGCTTTCTTTGGATCGTAGCGACCAACCCCGTGGTGAGTATGCCCCACCTGGAGCGGGTCAAAAGGGCTCTACGTCAATCCCCCTTTACGGTTTATCAGGATGCCTACTTCCCCACCGAGACGGCGGCCTATGCTCATCTCCTTTTGCCTGCTGCCCAATGGGGGGAAAAAACAGGGGTGATGACCAACTCTGAACGCCGAGTTACTCTAGCGCCGGCCTTTCGCTCGCCACCGGGGGAGGCCCGCCCCGACTGGGAAATCTTTGCAGAGGTGGGGCGACGATTGGGCTATGCAAGACAGTTTGATTTTCCCGACGCCGCTGCCGTCTATGCCGAGTTTGTCCAACTTACCGCGGGCCGCCCCTGTGACCAGTCGGGGCTAAGTCATGAACGTCTGGCACGCCTGGGAGCAGTGCAATGGCCCTGTCCCGCGGGCTGTAGCGATGAAGAAGCCCTAGCCCCTAAGCGCCTTTACACCGACTGGCGTTTCCATACACCCGATGGGAAAGCTCGTTTTTGTATTACCCACAGCAAGGGAGTTGCCGAACCCACTGATGCCGTGTACCCCTTCCTCCTGACCACGGGTCGCCTTTATGGCCACTGGCACACCCAAACCCGCACCGGCCGCATTCCTAAAATTCAGAAAATGCATCCTAGTCCTTTTGTGGAAATGCACCCAAGTGATGCGGCAAATCTGAATCTCAAAGACGGCGACTGGGTGGAGGTGCGTTCGCGCCGGGGAATGGTCTGCCTGCCGGTGACGGTAACTGAGGCTATTCGGCCGGGGACTCTTTTTGTCCCTATGCATTGGGGGTTTCTATTTGCTGAAAATGCCGAGGCTAACCAACTGACCCACCCCACAGCCTGCCCCGTATCCCAGCAGCCTGAACTCAAGGCCTGTGCCGTCCAGGTACTTCCTCTCAAGGGAAAGCCAAAGCCTTTTTCCACTAGGCCTTTTTTGGGGGTGAAAAATGGAATCCAAAAAGGGTGA
- a CDS encoding iron-sulfur cluster assembly accessory protein has protein sequence MTETVTPKRGIIITERALKHLLTLREKQGNSELCLRVGVRQGGCSGMSYMMDFESPNNITEHDEVFDYDGFKIVCDRKSLLYLYGLQLDYSDALIGGGFQFTNPNATQTCGCGKSFAA, from the coding sequence ATGACAGAAACAGTAACACCAAAAAGAGGCATTATCATTACTGAAAGGGCTCTTAAACATCTCTTAACATTGAGAGAAAAACAAGGAAACAGTGAACTATGTCTGAGAGTAGGTGTAAGACAAGGGGGATGTTCGGGTATGTCCTACATGATGGACTTTGAATCCCCCAACAACATCACTGAACACGATGAAGTCTTCGACTATGATGGGTTTAAAATAGTTTGTGATCGCAAGAGCCTTTTGTATTTGTACGGGCTACAACTGGACTATAGCGACGCCCTCATAGGCGGAGGCTTCCAATTCACTAACCCCAATGCCACCCAAACCTGTGGTTGTGGCAAATCTTTTGCCGCCTAG
- a CDS encoding GAF domain-containing protein, with protein sequence MVAVNLTQETIARKSHWDILCVGGGAQLFRQLKQYCDNIYFLNKPCRLLDNLQNISPEELNLSLLFVIISNSTNISDYFFRTIRAKINNFLPKILVISTDKIDRETRSSLLKNEEVLDYLETHNLQFDILEQKVISALKVYYEQYICLEAGRWEDVNVWGSNIQIKQIASFIPGMVFQLKYDPPHECFFTFVSRAVEDIFECTPEEAIQDINRILSCINQEEKQQLERAIQLSKQYCSPLSFDCQILTPSGKTKYIRIHSSPQKISGGSLIWNGIVIDVTVEKQREIALRENALLQKTVNSIMQKMRETVDFQSICDTTTAEVRNLLGCDQVAVYKFREDWGGSFVAENRRRDSVSLLHHHNGVWDDSYLQSLKGGRYRHGDILTVDNLDECELSPCHRQKYREYNIKSLCTIPIFCGNKLWGLLACYYRHPYHWQPRHVNILKQIAVQLGVAIEQANLFEEIKKQSEELKQAKEKAEIACKAKGEFIANISHEIRTPLNTILGFAELLRDIIADEKGKDYLEAIISSGNNLLSLINDILDLSKIEAGKMPVNHNPMQLRLLLRDVMGVFSFKAKEKNLDFQLIVGENCPDNILFDEIRLRQILFNLIGNAIKFTHRGYVKVFAQGIDSNNKPNCCGFRIIVEDTGIGIKKDQLERIFEAFTQEDEQTVRQYEGIGLGLTITKKLVSLLRGHIHVESRVGVGSKFTVCFPNVTPIFSLEKHNFDPQIFTPCVLVVNETESDLATIREYFQGNNRHVIYAESGEEAINLTRKYNPEMLLLGINNSPEEALVKTLRNHEDTKNIPLIVITSPEKYEQVKQWEGLQGLLLKPLKKEDLKELVQKVLSNEKKAKETSNKTIDLNSGKALSSVELKQKMGDVYKKQWLEIKETKIISKIKKFAEALREEAIRYHEETLLKYVEKIKKDIENLDLESLDETLNEFPELLIE encoded by the coding sequence ATGGTAGCCGTCAACCTGACCCAGGAAACAATTGCCCGTAAAAGCCACTGGGATATTCTATGTGTCGGGGGGGGAGCACAACTTTTCCGCCAGTTAAAACAATATTGTGACAACATCTATTTCCTTAATAAACCCTGCCGTCTTTTGGACAACTTACAGAATATTTCCCCCGAAGAGTTGAATCTGTCCCTCCTGTTTGTCATCATATCTAATTCCACAAACATATCCGATTATTTTTTTAGAACAATAAGGGCAAAAATCAATAACTTCCTCCCTAAGATTCTGGTAATTTCCACTGACAAAATAGACAGGGAAACAAGAAGCTCACTCCTAAAAAACGAGGAGGTGTTGGACTACTTAGAAACTCACAATCTGCAGTTTGATATTCTAGAACAAAAGGTAATTAGTGCATTAAAAGTCTATTATGAACAGTACATCTGTCTGGAGGCCGGAAGGTGGGAAGACGTAAATGTATGGGGAAGCAATATTCAAATCAAACAAATTGCCAGTTTTATCCCGGGAATGGTGTTTCAACTAAAATATGACCCACCCCATGAGTGTTTTTTCACCTTCGTCAGTAGGGCAGTAGAGGACATTTTTGAGTGCACTCCCGAAGAGGCTATTCAGGACATAAATAGAATACTCTCCTGTATCAACCAAGAAGAAAAACAACAACTAGAGCGAGCTATCCAGTTATCAAAACAATATTGTAGCCCCCTTAGTTTTGACTGTCAAATCCTCACCCCCAGTGGTAAAACCAAATATATACGCATCCACTCCTCCCCACAGAAAATCTCAGGAGGCAGTCTAATTTGGAATGGAATTGTGATTGATGTGACGGTGGAAAAACAAAGAGAAATCGCCTTAAGAGAAAATGCCCTCCTCCAAAAGACAGTTAACTCCATAATGCAAAAAATGAGGGAAACAGTAGACTTTCAATCCATCTGCGATACCACTACCGCCGAGGTGAGGAATCTACTAGGTTGTGATCAAGTGGCAGTATACAAATTTCGGGAGGATTGGGGGGGAAGTTTTGTGGCAGAAAATCGTCGTCGCGATTCCGTCTCCCTCCTCCATCACCACAATGGAGTTTGGGATGATTCCTACCTACAATCTCTAAAGGGAGGGAGATACCGTCACGGCGATATTCTCACTGTTGATAACTTAGATGAGTGTGAATTATCCCCTTGTCACCGTCAAAAATACCGAGAGTACAACATAAAATCCCTATGTACAATCCCAATTTTTTGCGGCAATAAACTATGGGGATTATTGGCCTGTTATTATCGTCATCCCTACCATTGGCAACCTCGTCATGTTAACATACTAAAACAAATAGCAGTTCAGCTGGGTGTTGCCATCGAACAGGCTAATTTGTTCGAGGAAATTAAGAAACAATCCGAAGAGTTAAAACAAGCAAAAGAAAAAGCAGAAATAGCCTGCAAAGCCAAAGGCGAATTCATAGCTAATATCAGTCATGAAATTCGCACTCCCCTGAATACAATCCTCGGTTTCGCCGAGTTGCTTCGAGACATAATTGCTGACGAAAAGGGAAAAGACTATCTTGAAGCTATTATAAGCAGTGGAAACAACCTTTTATCCCTGATTAATGATATCCTGGATTTGTCGAAAATTGAAGCGGGGAAAATGCCCGTCAACCACAATCCAATGCAGTTAAGACTACTGTTAAGAGATGTCATGGGAGTTTTTTCCTTCAAAGCCAAAGAAAAAAACCTAGATTTTCAGCTGATAGTGGGCGAAAATTGCCCAGACAATATCCTGTTTGACGAAATAAGATTAAGGCAAATACTATTCAATCTAATTGGAAATGCTATCAAGTTCACCCACCGGGGATATGTAAAAGTGTTTGCCCAAGGGATTGATAGTAATAACAAGCCCAACTGTTGTGGATTTAGGATAATTGTAGAAGACACTGGCATTGGCATTAAAAAAGATCAATTGGAGCGAATTTTTGAGGCATTTACCCAGGAAGATGAACAAACTGTTCGCCAGTATGAAGGAATTGGTTTGGGTTTGACTATTACCAAGAAACTAGTGTCTCTCCTCCGGGGACATATTCATGTAGAAAGCCGGGTGGGCGTGGGGAGTAAATTTACAGTATGCTTCCCGAATGTGACCCCTATTTTTTCCCTAGAAAAACACAACTTTGACCCACAAATCTTCACACCATGTGTACTAGTGGTAAACGAAACTGAGTCAGATTTGGCGACAATCAGAGAGTATTTTCAAGGCAATAACCGTCATGTAATTTACGCCGAATCCGGGGAAGAAGCCATCAACTTAACAAGAAAATATAACCCAGAAATGCTCCTATTGGGGATTAATAATTCACCAGAAGAAGCACTTGTGAAAACCCTTAGAAACCATGAGGACACAAAAAATATACCCCTTATCGTCATCACATCTCCTGAAAAATACGAACAAGTAAAACAGTGGGAGGGGCTCCAAGGCTTGTTATTGAAACCCCTAAAAAAAGAGGACTTAAAAGAATTGGTTCAAAAAGTACTTTCTAATGAGAAGAAAGCAAAAGAAACCAGCAACAAAACCATAGACTTAAACTCAGGGAAAGCCCTATCCAGTGTTGAACTGAAGCAAAAGATGGGAGATGTATACAAAAAACAGTGGCTGGAAATTAAAGAGACAAAAATTATATCCAAGATAAAGAAATTCGCGGAAGCCCTAAGGGAGGAAGCCATCAGGTATCATGAGGAAACATTGTTAAAATACGTCGAAAAAATAAAGAAGGATATTGAAAACCTAGACTTAGAATCCCTAGACGAAACCCTAAATGAGTTTCCCGAATTGCTAATAGAATAA
- a CDS encoding glycosyltransferase family 2 protein: protein MDLSIVVPIYNEEDNIPILIQSIEESLKDTGYEYEIVCVDDGSQDCSLKILKNLAMVNPRLRVVALRRNYGQTAAMAAGFENSRGQFIVTLDGDLQNDPADIPLLLAKLQEGYDLVSGWRRHRRDDTITRVVPSKVANWLISRITGVALHDYGCSLRAHGRGLIDELNP from the coding sequence ATGGACTTGTCCATAGTTGTCCCCATATACAATGAGGAGGATAATATTCCTATCCTCATCCAGTCTATTGAAGAGAGTCTGAAGGACACCGGTTATGAGTATGAAATTGTCTGTGTAGACGATGGCTCTCAGGATTGCTCTTTAAAAATACTGAAAAATCTGGCCATGGTCAATCCCCGTCTTAGGGTTGTGGCGTTAAGACGTAATTATGGCCAAACGGCTGCTATGGCGGCTGGCTTTGAAAATTCCCGTGGTCAATTTATTGTCACCCTGGATGGGGATTTGCAAAATGACCCGGCTGACATTCCCTTGTTGTTAGCTAAACTACAAGAGGGCTACGACTTGGTGAGCGGTTGGCGTAGACACCGTCGGGATGATACCATTACTAGAGTAGTCCCCTCTAAAGTCGCTAATTGGTTAATAAGCCGTATAACAGGTGTAGCTCTCCATGACTACGGATGTTCTCTTAGGGCTCATGGCAGGGGGTTGATTGATGAATTGAATCCATAG